From Sphingomonas hengshuiensis, one genomic window encodes:
- the pstB gene encoding phosphate ABC transporter ATP-binding protein PstB codes for MTQAAHKMTARDVSVFYGDKQAVKNVSIDIDMDHVTAFIGPSGCGKSTFLRTLNRMNDTISSARVEGAITLDGENIYSSDMDVVQLRARVGMVFQKPNPFPKSIFENVAYGPRIHGLAPSKADLDLIVERSLKRAGLWEEVKDRLTDSGTALSGGQQQRLCIARAIAVDPEVILMDEPASALDPIATAKIEELIHELRGRYAIVIVTHNMQQAARVSQRTAFFHLGQLVEYGETDQIFTAPRQERTKDYITGRYG; via the coding sequence ATGACGCAAGCTGCCCATAAAATGACCGCGCGCGACGTCAGCGTCTTCTATGGCGACAAACAGGCGGTGAAAAACGTGTCGATCGACATCGACATGGATCACGTCACGGCCTTTATCGGCCCGTCCGGCTGCGGCAAATCGACCTTCCTGCGCACGCTGAACCGCATGAACGACACGATTTCCTCTGCCCGTGTCGAAGGTGCGATCACGCTGGACGGCGAGAATATCTATTCGTCCGACATGGACGTGGTGCAGCTCCGCGCGCGGGTCGGCATGGTGTTCCAGAAGCCGAACCCCTTCCCCAAATCGATCTTCGAGAATGTCGCTTATGGCCCGCGCATCCACGGGCTGGCGCCGTCCAAGGCCGATCTGGACCTGATCGTCGAGCGCTCGCTGAAGCGCGCCGGGCTGTGGGAGGAAGTGAAGGACCGGCTGACCGACAGCGGAACCGCGCTTTCGGGCGGCCAGCAGCAGCGGCTGTGCATCGCGCGCGCGATCGCGGTCGATCCCGAAGTGATCCTGATGGACGAGCCCGCATCGGCGCTCGATCCGATCGCGACGGCGAAGATCGAGGAACTGATCCACGAGCTGCGCGGGCGCTATGCGATCGTGATCGTTACGCATAACATGCAGCAGGCGGCGCGCGTCAGCCAGCGTACGGCGTTCTTCCACCTGGGCCAGCTCGTCGAATATGGCGAGACCGACCAGATCTTCACGGCGCCGCGCCAGGAGCGGACCAAGGACTATATCACCGGAAGGTACGGATAA
- a CDS encoding substrate-binding domain-containing protein: MTMFRRVAWIALAAASLAGCDSDAAREIRVVGSSTVYPFTTAVAEAFVNAKSGRKAPVIESIGTGAGFKRFCDGIGRQFPDIANASRRLKRTEYDKCSANGVGEVMEILIGIDGIALAESNAGPGLALTKKDVYLGLAANPMGKPNATRTWKDVNPALPAIPIQVMGPPSTSGTRDAFVELILEPGCLEAMPEAKELKKAVDPAQFDKACRRIREDGVYVDKGENDNLIVQGLAQNPNALGLFGYSYLEENLSRLHGVPVDGVTPTYETIASGHYPGARPLYLYVKKRHLKAVPGLQDFLTLYATMWGPGGPLVKRGLIAAPQKLRDRNAEAIQLGIALNPAELH, encoded by the coding sequence ATGACGATGTTTCGCCGCGTGGCATGGATTGCCCTCGCAGCGGCCTCGCTTGCGGGCTGCGACAGCGATGCCGCGCGCGAGATTCGCGTCGTCGGCTCGTCGACCGTCTATCCCTTCACGACCGCCGTGGCCGAAGCCTTTGTCAACGCCAAGAGCGGTCGCAAGGCGCCGGTGATCGAATCGATCGGCACGGGCGCGGGGTTCAAGCGCTTCTGCGACGGCATCGGCCGCCAGTTCCCCGACATTGCCAACGCATCGCGCCGGCTGAAGCGCACCGAATATGACAAATGCAGCGCCAATGGCGTCGGCGAAGTCATGGAGATCCTGATCGGAATCGACGGCATCGCGCTCGCCGAATCGAATGCCGGCCCCGGTCTCGCGCTGACCAAGAAGGACGTGTATCTCGGGCTTGCGGCTAATCCGATGGGCAAGCCCAACGCGACCCGCACGTGGAAGGACGTGAACCCCGCGCTTCCCGCAATCCCGATCCAGGTGATGGGCCCACCCTCGACCAGCGGCACGCGCGACGCCTTTGTCGAGCTGATCCTCGAACCCGGCTGCCTCGAGGCGATGCCCGAGGCGAAGGAACTCAAAAAGGCCGTCGACCCCGCGCAGTTCGACAAGGCCTGCCGCCGCATCCGCGAGGACGGCGTCTATGTCGACAAGGGCGAGAACGACAATCTGATCGTCCAGGGGCTGGCGCAGAACCCGAATGCGCTCGGGCTGTTCGGCTACAGCTATCTCGAAGAGAATCTCAGCCGGCTGCACGGCGTGCCCGTCGACGGCGTCACGCCGACCTATGAGACGATCGCGAGCGGCCATTATCCGGGGGCGCGCCCGCTCTATCTCTACGTCAAGAAACGGCATCTGAAGGCCGTTCCCGGGCTTCAGGATTTCCTCACTCTCTACGCGACGATGTGGGGACCGGGCGGTCCGCTGGTGAAGCGCGGATTGATCGCGGCGCCGCAAAAGCTGCGCGATCGCAACGCCGAGGCGATCCAGCTGGGGATTGCGCTCAACCCGGCAGAGTTGCACTGA
- the phoU gene encoding phosphate signaling complex protein PhoU, with protein MSTGHEHTVKAFDQDIGQLRGLISQMGGLAEQAIHDAMTALQRGDLALAKEVRRKDKQIDAIEAELEKLVVRVIALRAPMADDLREVIAALKIAAVVERIGDYAKNIAKRVPMIHAVGEERIEALSLLPAMAQMASDMVHDVLDAFSARDAETAAAICERDNALDDFYDSIFRTLVTFMVENPRTISQVAHLLFVAKNIERIGDHATNVAEMVYFAATGRYLAERDAGEPGAN; from the coding sequence ATGTCGACCGGCCACGAACATACCGTCAAGGCGTTCGACCAGGATATCGGCCAGCTTCGCGGGCTGATCTCGCAAATGGGCGGGCTCGCCGAACAGGCGATCCACGATGCGATGACCGCGCTCCAGCGCGGCGACCTCGCGCTCGCCAAGGAAGTCCGCCGCAAGGACAAGCAGATCGACGCGATCGAGGCCGAGCTGGAAAAGCTCGTCGTCCGGGTGATCGCGCTGCGCGCGCCGATGGCCGACGATCTGCGCGAGGTGATCGCCGCGCTCAAGATCGCCGCGGTGGTCGAGCGGATCGGCGACTATGCCAAGAACATCGCCAAGCGCGTGCCGATGATCCACGCCGTAGGCGAGGAACGGATCGAGGCGCTGTCGCTGCTGCCCGCGATGGCGCAGATGGCAAGCGACATGGTCCATGACGTGCTCGACGCCTTTTCGGCGCGCGACGCGGAGACGGCGGCGGCGATTTGCGAGCGCGACAATGCGCTGGACGATTTCTACGATTCGATCTTCCGCACGCTCGTGACCTTCATGGTCGAGAACCCGCGCACGATCAGCCAGGTTGCGCACCTGCTGTTCGTCGCCAAGAATATCGAACGAATCGGCGACCACGCGACAAACGTCGCCGAAATGGTCTATTTTGCCGCCACGGGCCGTTATCTCGCCGAGCGCGATGCCGGCGAGCCCGGCGCGAACTGA
- the pstA gene encoding phosphate ABC transporter permease PstA, with protein MSSTIVPTVPTGAHEPAERAPTDWRTQSMQKRIRRRYAAERRFRFFGMAAVVLSAAFLAFLLVTMVAQGWRGFTRTDIAIEMNFPAIALPVTAAQLRSPAADLALAGAGLENAVKAAAAQQFGEGGDDFISDRAWVKVRDAIKADPAILTRTVRFAVPASTKIDQGTRNGGEPEFRAAAARLQAAGLLSRSFNGNFLTASDSTDPVAVGIWGALKGSLLTMAVTFLIAFPVGVLSAIYLEEYAPRNRWTDLIEVSINNLAAVPSIIFGLLGLAVFLGSWQIGGVTVGPLLPRSAALVGGLTLALMIMPVIVIASRNAIKAVPPSIRDAALGIGASPIQVVFHHVLPLAMPGILTGTIIGMARALGETAPLLLIGMRAFMVTPPGGFTDPATVLPVQIFLWSDEVSRGFVEKTSAAILVLLAFLLAMNGLAIYLRNKFETRW; from the coding sequence ATGAGTAGCACGATCGTTCCCACGGTCCCGACCGGCGCGCACGAGCCCGCCGAGCGCGCACCGACCGACTGGCGCACCCAGTCGATGCAGAAGCGCATCCGGCGCCGCTATGCCGCCGAGCGGCGCTTCCGTTTCTTCGGCATGGCTGCGGTGGTCCTGTCCGCTGCGTTTCTCGCCTTCCTGCTCGTGACGATGGTCGCGCAGGGATGGCGCGGCTTCACGCGCACCGACATCGCGATCGAGATGAACTTCCCCGCGATCGCGCTGCCGGTGACGGCTGCCCAATTGCGCAGCCCTGCGGCGGACCTGGCGCTTGCCGGGGCGGGCCTTGAGAACGCGGTCAAGGCGGCGGCGGCACAGCAATTCGGCGAAGGCGGCGACGATTTCATCTCCGATCGCGCCTGGGTGAAGGTGCGCGACGCCATAAAGGCCGATCCCGCGATCCTCACGCGCACGGTCCGGTTCGCGGTCCCCGCATCCACCAAGATCGACCAGGGAACGCGCAACGGTGGCGAGCCCGAGTTCCGGGCGGCGGCGGCGCGGCTCCAGGCGGCGGGACTGCTGTCGCGCAGCTTCAACGGCAATTTCCTGACCGCGTCGGATTCGACCGATCCGGTCGCGGTCGGCATCTGGGGCGCACTCAAGGGGTCGCTGCTGACGATGGCGGTGACCTTCCTGATCGCCTTCCCGGTCGGGGTGCTGTCGGCAATCTATCTCGAGGAATATGCCCCGCGGAACCGCTGGACCGACCTGATCGAAGTATCGATCAACAATCTGGCGGCGGTGCCCTCGATCATCTTCGGCCTGCTCGGGCTGGCGGTGTTTCTGGGGAGCTGGCAGATTGGCGGAGTCACGGTCGGCCCGCTGCTGCCGCGTTCGGCGGCGCTGGTCGGCGGGCTGACGCTCGCGCTGATGATCATGCCGGTGATCGTGATCGCCAGCCGCAACGCGATCAAGGCGGTGCCGCCGTCGATTCGCGACGCCGCGCTCGGTATCGGCGCCAGCCCGATCCAGGTGGTGTTCCACCATGTCCTGCCGCTCGCGATGCCCGGCATCCTGACCGGCACCATCATCGGCATGGCCCGCGCGCTGGGCGAGACCGCGCCGCTGTTGCTGATCGGGATGCGCGCGTTCATGGTGACTCCGCCGGGCGGGTTCACCGATCCCGCCACGGTGCTGCCGGTACAGATATTCCTCTGGTCCGACGAGGTCAGCCGCGGCTTCGTCGAAAAGACCAGTGCCGCGATCCTCGTCCTGCTCGCCTTCCTGCTCGCGATGAACGGGCTCGCTATTTATCTTCGCAACAAATTCGAGACCCGCTGGTGA
- the pstC gene encoding phosphate ABC transporter permease subunit PstC, protein MNVYALLFLIAGLGLIGWLTARARAARFDRGPQKRLHSLPSQHGWYVVLWMMIPALLFLAVWNGLTPGLVRQAALQDPAAAQLSDFDFERDAVLSEARRLSEDPQATGDPLAHQLSHAVGEARSRYKWIGTAVAVLLAFAGGAFAFTRIRASFHARTRVERGVMLLLLVASLIAILTTLGIFLSLLWESLRFFQQVPITDFLLGTHWSPQVIDAADPGASLGAVPLFWGTFFIGAVIAMLVAIPFGLMSAIYLTQYAAPRVRRWMKPILEILAGVPTVVYGYFAALTVAPAVRDLAVSLGYTYASSESALAAGLVMGVMIIPFVSSMADDSIAAVPTAMRDGSLAMGATTSETISRVLIPAALPGVVAGILLAVSRAIGETMIVVMAASGAAKITLNPFESATTVTKQIVDLLTGEAEFDSPKTLAAFALGLTLFVITLLLNIVALRVVKRYREAYE, encoded by the coding sequence GTGAACGTCTACGCGCTTTTATTCCTGATTGCCGGGCTGGGTCTGATCGGATGGCTGACCGCGCGTGCGCGCGCCGCGCGCTTCGACCGCGGCCCGCAAAAGCGCCTCCATTCGCTGCCGTCGCAGCATGGCTGGTACGTGGTGCTGTGGATGATGATCCCGGCGCTGCTGTTCCTCGCGGTGTGGAACGGACTGACGCCGGGGCTGGTCCGCCAGGCCGCGCTGCAGGACCCCGCCGCCGCGCAGCTTTCGGACTTCGATTTCGAGCGCGACGCCGTGCTGTCGGAGGCGCGGCGCCTGTCGGAGGACCCGCAGGCGACCGGCGATCCGCTGGCGCACCAATTGTCGCACGCCGTCGGCGAAGCGCGTTCGCGCTACAAATGGATCGGGACCGCAGTGGCGGTGCTCCTCGCCTTTGCCGGCGGCGCCTTCGCCTTCACGCGGATTCGTGCCAGCTTCCACGCCCGCACCCGCGTCGAACGCGGGGTGATGCTGTTGCTGCTCGTCGCGTCGCTGATCGCGATCCTGACGACTTTGGGCATCTTCCTCTCGCTGCTATGGGAGTCGCTCCGCTTCTTCCAGCAGGTGCCGATCACCGATTTCCTGCTGGGCACGCATTGGAGCCCGCAGGTGATCGACGCCGCCGATCCGGGCGCGTCGCTGGGCGCGGTGCCCTTGTTCTGGGGAACGTTCTTCATCGGCGCGGTGATCGCGATGCTGGTCGCGATTCCCTTCGGGCTGATGAGCGCGATCTATCTCACCCAATATGCCGCGCCGCGCGTGCGCCGCTGGATGAAGCCGATCCTCGAGATTCTCGCGGGCGTGCCGACCGTCGTCTATGGCTATTTCGCCGCGCTCACCGTGGCGCCGGCGGTCCGCGATCTCGCGGTGTCGCTGGGCTATACCTATGCCAGTTCGGAAAGCGCGCTTGCGGCAGGACTGGTCATGGGGGTGATGATCATCCCGTTCGTGTCGTCGATGGCCGATGATTCGATCGCCGCCGTTCCCACCGCGATGCGCGACGGCAGCCTGGCGATGGGCGCCACCACCAGCGAGACGATCTCGCGCGTGCTGATCCCCGCCGCGCTCCCCGGCGTCGTCGCGGGCATCCTGCTCGCGGTCAGCCGCGCGATCGGCGAGACGATGATCGTGGTGATGGCCGCATCGGGCGCCGCGAAGATCACGCTCAATCCGTTCGAGAGCGCAACCACCGTCACCAAGCAGATCGTCGACCTGCTGACCGGCGAGGCCGAGTTCGACAGCCCCAAGACGCTGGCCGCGTTCGCACTGGGGCTGACGCTGTTCGTCATCACGCTGCTGCTCAACATCGTCGCGCTCCGCGTCGTCAAACGCTATCGGGAGGCGTATGAGTAG
- the phoB gene encoding phosphate regulon transcriptional regulator PhoB, which produces MARVKMLLVEDDAAIAELVTWHFKREDYEVKHTPDGEEALLLAKEATPDIVLLDWMVEGLSGIEVCRRLRRMPETANVPIIMLTARGEEEDRVRGLETGADDYVTKPFSPRELVARVGAVLRRVRPALAGEALSYSDIEMDTVGHKVRRGGEIISLGPTEFRLLKHFLEHPGWVFSRERLLDAVWGHDSDIESRTVDVHIRRLRKAINQGDRPDIIRTVRSAGYALDTGN; this is translated from the coding sequence ATGGCTCGAGTGAAGATGCTTCTGGTCGAGGACGACGCGGCGATCGCCGAGCTTGTCACCTGGCACTTCAAGCGTGAGGATTACGAGGTCAAGCACACCCCCGATGGCGAGGAAGCGTTGCTGCTCGCCAAGGAGGCCACGCCCGACATCGTGCTGCTCGACTGGATGGTCGAGGGGCTTTCGGGGATCGAAGTATGCCGCCGCCTGCGCCGGATGCCCGAGACCGCGAACGTGCCGATCATCATGCTGACGGCGCGCGGCGAAGAGGAAGACCGCGTGCGCGGGCTGGAAACCGGCGCCGACGATTATGTCACCAAGCCCTTTTCCCCGCGCGAGCTGGTCGCGCGGGTCGGCGCCGTGCTGCGCCGCGTGCGCCCGGCGCTGGCGGGCGAGGCGCTGAGCTATTCCGACATCGAGATGGACACGGTGGGGCACAAGGTCCGCCGCGGCGGCGAAATCATCTCGCTCGGGCCGACCGAATTCCGCCTGCTCAAGCATTTCCTCGAGCATCCCGGCTGGGTGTTTTCGCGCGAGCGGCTGCTCGATGCGGTGTGGGGGCATGATTCGGACATCGAATCGCGCACCGTCGACGTCCATATCCGCCGCCTGCGCAAGGCGATCAACCAGGGCGATCGGCCGGACATCATCCGCACGGTGCGCTCCGCCGGATACGCGCTGGACACGGGGAACTAG